Proteins co-encoded in one Candidatus Korarchaeota archaeon NZ13-K genomic window:
- a CDS encoding DUF354 domain-containing protein, whose translation MPGPDARVLRCQVLRGLQVPGAGHPAEPCDNLLSGPSPSGWARLRKLWIDVVNEAHARFWRRFLSRYRGPVLLTTRRKGSLVELLGKMLPGMSIAPVGEWGASDREKLLRYAERVEALALLLEGEEPCAAVSKGSVEQARVAFGLGIPLVAMNDNDLSPHVVTKLTFPLATVSIVPECFSGPTYGETVRFRGVFEISHVLDYLEGGEFTRYDLGLDEGGYIIVREPPVASHYLREDPAFEVAVRRLGDLGIPILRVRRDGFIELPSGEVVRASLDGLSLIARSAGVISGGGTMAREAALLGVPSISLLPREEPCVSGLLMKAGLMFKAGPSDVVETYRRAREEWEAGNLKERAWKFLSVCEDPVSVVMEVLRRFC comes from the coding sequence CTACAGGTACCTGGTGCCGGCCACCCTGCTGAGCCTTGCGATAACCTTCTCTCTGGCCCTTCCCCTTCAGGGTGGGCTCGCTTGAGGAAGCTCTGGATAGATGTGGTCAACGAGGCTCACGCCAGGTTCTGGAGGAGGTTCCTCAGCAGGTACAGGGGCCCGGTCCTCCTGACGACCAGGAGGAAGGGTTCCCTGGTGGAGCTCCTGGGGAAGATGCTGCCAGGAATGAGCATCGCGCCCGTGGGGGAGTGGGGGGCGAGCGATCGTGAGAAGCTGCTCAGGTACGCTGAGAGGGTCGAGGCCCTGGCCCTCCTGCTCGAGGGAGAGGAGCCATGTGCAGCAGTATCGAAGGGCTCAGTTGAGCAGGCCAGGGTGGCCTTCGGCCTTGGCATACCCCTGGTGGCCATGAACGATAACGATCTGTCGCCCCACGTCGTCACGAAGCTCACCTTCCCCCTGGCGACCGTCTCGATAGTGCCGGAGTGCTTCTCCGGCCCGACCTACGGGGAGACGGTGAGGTTCAGGGGAGTCTTCGAGATCTCCCACGTCCTGGACTACCTGGAGGGGGGCGAGTTCACTAGATATGATCTTGGACTGGATGAGGGTGGCTACATAATCGTCAGGGAACCTCCTGTGGCCTCTCACTACCTCAGGGAGGATCCCGCATTCGAGGTGGCCGTGAGGAGGCTTGGGGACCTCGGGATACCGATCCTCAGGGTGAGGAGGGATGGATTCATCGAGCTCCCCTCGGGGGAGGTTGTGAGGGCAAGCCTCGACGGCCTCTCCCTCATAGCCAGGTCGGCCGGGGTCATCTCCGGCGGGGGCACCATGGCAAGAGAGGCGGCCCTGCTAGGGGTACCATCAATATCTCTCCTCCCCAGGGAGGAACCCTGTGTGAGCGGCCTGCTGATGAAAGCCGGCCTCATGTTCAAAGCTGGTCCATCAGATGTTGTGGAGACCTATAGAAGGGCTAGGGAGGAGTGGGAGGCTGGCAACCTCAAGGAGAGGGCTTGGAAATTCCTCAGTGTATGCGAGGACCCCGTGAGCGTGGTCATGGAAGT